One region of Bosea sp. 29B genomic DNA includes:
- a CDS encoding copper-binding protein has translation MLRTTATLALLLLALPAAAQSVSGTVTKVDEPQGKLTINHGPIKNLDMDAMTMVFRAGDPAMLKGLKAGTKIEFDADRVNGQITVTKLQKAK, from the coding sequence GTGCTCAGGACGACAGCGACCCTCGCCCTTCTTCTCCTTGCCCTGCCGGCCGCAGCGCAGTCGGTCAGCGGCACCGTCACCAAGGTCGACGAACCCCAGGGCAAGCTCACCATCAATCATGGCCCGATCAAGAATCTCGACATGGACGCGATGACCATGGTGTTCCGCGCTGGCGATCCGGCCATGCTGAAAGGGTTGAAGGCCGGAACCAAGATCGAGTTCGATGCTGACCGGGTCAACGGCCAGATCACCGTCACCAAGCTCCAGAAGGCA
- a CDS encoding cupredoxin family protein, with product MTTAFKLAAIAVLFSAGTALAGPGGAGHGHGDETAYGKPGDPKKPARIIAVAMAERDGKMSFIPDRIEVRRGEQIRFQLRNNGELDHELVLATLEENLKHAVEMQKNPDMEHDDPNARRLQPKKTGEIVWAFTKAGEFDFSCLIPGHREAGMTGKIIVK from the coding sequence ATGACGACAGCATTCAAGCTCGCCGCGATCGCGGTTCTGTTCTCCGCCGGCACTGCCCTGGCAGGCCCCGGTGGCGCCGGCCACGGCCATGGCGACGAGACCGCCTATGGCAAGCCGGGAGACCCCAAGAAGCCGGCGCGGATCATCGCCGTGGCGATGGCCGAACGCGACGGCAAGATGTCCTTCATCCCCGACCGGATCGAGGTGCGCCGCGGCGAGCAGATCCGCTTCCAGCTGCGCAACAATGGCGAGCTCGACCATGAGCTCGTCCTGGCGACGCTGGAAGAGAACCTCAAGCACGCGGTCGAGATGCAGAAGAACCCCGACATGGAGCATGACGATCCGAACGCCAGGCGCCTTCAGCCGAAGAAGACCGGCGAGATCGTCTGGGCCTTCACCAAGGCGGGCGAATTCGACTTCTCCTGCCTGATCCCTGGTCACCGCGAAGCGGGCATGACCGGCAAGATCATCGTCAAGTAA
- a CDS encoding copper oxidase — MTTLSRRGFIGSSGLVLAGATAVSGRTAFAAVPEAPTMAEATTQAPLVPTTGPDYQPVATLNGWSLPWRMNGDWKEFHLVAEPVVREFAPGMKGYLWGYNGQSPGPTIEAVEGDKVRIYVTNKLPESTAVHWHGQRLPNGMDGVGGLTQPHIPPGKTFVYEFQLRRSGTYMYHPHSDEMVQMAMGMMGFFVVHPKDPAFRRVDRDFVFLLNAFDIEPGSYVPRVAEMTEFNMWCWNSRVFPGIDPLVVGKNDKVRIRFGNLTMTNHPIHMHGYEFKVSCTDGGWVDPAAAWDEVSIDCAVGQMRAFDFVADELGDWAIHCHKSHHTMNAMGHSVKNYIGVNKKDLAKRIAKIAPGYMPMGSNGMGEMGSMEMPLPENTLPMMTGFAQFGPVEMGGMFSVVKVREGLARNDYKDPGWFKHPEGTVAFEYKGQKLAEAPRGTSPDSGVDPTEWRVKDPRKPSLGPDGKPRPAAKNSHSNH, encoded by the coding sequence ATGACCACGCTATCGCGCAGAGGCTTCATCGGCTCGTCCGGGCTCGTCCTGGCCGGAGCAACCGCAGTGTCGGGACGCACAGCCTTCGCCGCTGTGCCGGAGGCACCCACCATGGCCGAGGCGACGACGCAGGCGCCTCTGGTTCCGACGACGGGGCCGGATTACCAGCCGGTTGCGACCCTGAACGGCTGGTCGCTGCCCTGGCGCATGAACGGCGACTGGAAGGAGTTCCATCTCGTCGCCGAGCCGGTGGTGCGTGAGTTCGCCCCCGGCATGAAGGGCTATCTCTGGGGCTATAACGGCCAGTCGCCGGGGCCGACGATCGAGGCGGTCGAGGGCGACAAGGTCCGCATCTACGTCACCAACAAGCTGCCGGAGAGCACGGCGGTGCACTGGCACGGCCAGCGCCTGCCCAATGGCATGGACGGCGTCGGCGGTTTGACGCAGCCGCATATCCCGCCGGGCAAGACCTTCGTCTACGAGTTCCAGCTGCGGCGCTCGGGCACCTACATGTACCACCCGCACTCGGACGAAATGGTCCAGATGGCTATGGGCATGATGGGTTTCTTCGTCGTCCATCCGAAGGACCCGGCCTTCCGCCGTGTCGACCGCGACTTCGTCTTCCTGCTCAACGCCTTCGACATCGAGCCCGGCTCCTATGTGCCGCGCGTCGCCGAGATGACCGAGTTCAACATGTGGTGCTGGAACAGCCGCGTGTTCCCGGGCATCGACCCGCTCGTCGTCGGCAAGAACGACAAGGTCAGGATCCGCTTCGGCAACCTGACCATGACCAACCACCCGATCCACATGCACGGCTACGAGTTCAAGGTCTCGTGCACGGATGGCGGCTGGGTCGATCCGGCGGCGGCCTGGGACGAGGTCTCGATCGACTGCGCCGTCGGCCAGATGCGCGCCTTCGACTTCGTCGCCGACGAGCTCGGCGACTGGGCGATCCATTGCCACAAATCGCATCACACCATGAATGCGATGGGGCATTCGGTGAAGAACTATATCGGCGTCAACAAGAAGGACCTGGCCAAGCGCATCGCCAAGATCGCGCCCGGCTATATGCCAATGGGCTCGAACGGCATGGGCGAGATGGGCTCGATGGAGATGCCGCTCCCCGAGAATACCCTGCCGATGATGACCGGTTTCGCCCAGTTCGGCCCGGTCGAGATGGGCGGCATGTTCTCGGTGGTGAAGGTCCGCGAGGGCCTCGCCAGGAACGACTACAAGGACCCCGGCTGGTTCAAGCATCCGGAGGGAACCGTCGCCTTCGAATACAAGGGCCAGAAGCTCGCCGAGGCGCCGCGCGGCACCTCCCCCGACAGCGGCGTCGACCCGACCGAATGGCGGGTCAAGGACCCGCGCAAGCCGAGCCTCGGTCCGGACGGCAAGCCCCGGCCTGCGGCCAAGAACTCTCATTCCAATCACTGA
- a CDS encoding TolC family protein — MIAPTMPNARRMLRWGLLAGTTALLGGCAGFSPDGGMAPIQAATYADIGKDVVKIGDDRIALTAKARIDQLLRKPLTADSAVQVALLGNRGLQASFNELGIAEAQMVAASLPPNPRFGISKLSGRFEVEVERQIVGSLLALITLPARAEIAGDRFKTAQLRAIEAVLRLAADARRQYYRAAAANAQVAFYQEAKNSADAASELFKRLGESGGVNKIDQAREFAFEAELTVQLAQARQQQRQERERLIRQLGLWGDDLKFRLGSLPPLPRLQSVKAIEAEALRKRIDIQIARAELDTLAKSLGLANATRFVDDIDLLGRRTYDRSRSIDDHGHVERESSRSRTLELEIDIPIYDFGQSKVALAEQTYMQAANRLAEKAVNARSEAREAYTAYRANYDITRQYQNNVLPLRKIIQEQSLLHYSGMLNDVTDLITDARNRILSNVAAINARRDFWIAHTDFKHALIGGGSGGGGAATVAAAGGGDAGGGH, encoded by the coding sequence TTGATCGCTCCGACCATGCCGAATGCCCGCCGCATGCTGCGCTGGGGCCTGCTCGCCGGCACGACAGCGCTGCTCGGCGGCTGTGCCGGCTTCTCGCCCGATGGCGGGATGGCGCCGATCCAGGCCGCGACTTACGCCGATATCGGCAAGGACGTGGTCAAGATCGGCGACGACAGGATAGCGCTCACGGCGAAGGCGCGGATCGACCAGCTCCTGCGCAAGCCGCTGACCGCCGACAGCGCCGTCCAGGTCGCGCTGCTCGGCAATCGCGGGCTGCAAGCGTCCTTCAACGAGCTCGGCATTGCCGAGGCGCAGATGGTCGCCGCCAGCCTGCCGCCCAATCCGCGCTTCGGCATCTCCAAGCTCTCCGGCCGCTTCGAGGTCGAGGTCGAGCGCCAGATCGTCGGCAGCCTGCTCGCGCTCATCACCTTGCCGGCGAGGGCCGAGATCGCTGGCGATCGCTTCAAGACCGCGCAATTGCGCGCGATCGAAGCGGTGCTTCGGCTCGCTGCCGATGCCCGCCGCCAGTACTACCGGGCCGCCGCCGCCAATGCCCAGGTCGCCTTCTACCAGGAGGCCAAGAACTCCGCCGACGCCGCTTCCGAACTGTTCAAACGGCTCGGCGAGTCCGGCGGCGTCAACAAGATCGACCAGGCGCGCGAGTTCGCCTTCGAGGCCGAATTGACGGTTCAGCTCGCCCAGGCGCGCCAGCAGCAACGCCAGGAGCGCGAGCGGCTCATTCGCCAGCTCGGGCTCTGGGGTGACGACCTGAAATTCCGGCTCGGCAGCTTGCCTCCGCTGCCGCGGCTGCAATCGGTCAAGGCGATCGAGGCCGAGGCGCTGCGCAAGCGCATCGACATCCAGATTGCGCGGGCCGAGCTCGACACGCTGGCGAAGTCGCTCGGCCTCGCCAATGCGACGCGCTTCGTAGACGATATCGACCTGCTCGGGCGCCGCACCTATGACCGCAGCCGCAGCATCGACGACCATGGCCATGTCGAGCGCGAATCCAGCCGCAGCAGGACGCTGGAGCTGGAGATCGACATCCCGATCTACGATTTCGGCCAGTCCAAGGTCGCGCTCGCCGAGCAGACCTACATGCAAGCCGCCAACAGGCTGGCGGAAAAGGCGGTCAATGCCCGCTCCGAGGCGCGCGAGGCCTATACCGCCTACCGCGCCAACTACGACATCACCCGGCAATACCAGAACAATGTCCTGCCGCTGCGCAAGATCATCCAGGAGCAGTCGCTGCTGCACTACAGCGGCATGCTCAACGACGTGACCGACCTGATCACCGATGCCCGCAACCGCATCCTCTCGAATGTCGCGGCGATCAATGCCCGGCGCGATTTCTGGATCGCTCATACCGACTTCAAGCACGCGCTGATCGGTGGCGGCAGCGGAGGCGGAGGCGCGGCCACGGTCGCCGCTGCAGGCGGCGGCGATGCCGGCGGCGGGCACTGA